A part of Synechococcales cyanobacterium T60_A2020_003 genomic DNA contains:
- a CDS encoding GAF domain-containing protein has product MAFDLTELQFAIEATSDLYYVLGEDGVFEFINRAGLEFFNALLQDGDPQAPRIRVGVNSRELDLPLNWLAIHERGRHMACKTGKSAIYETPVAIANQTRCYEFTFTPLSPSDHASPKVLVVGREVTRYRQLVQERYLTTLLSLQKILESIPTIEHLPSRYESILQRLGEASGADRVYVLEVCSEDAHPVLFSLAAEWYATGGGFGTFSPLWQNIPLFERLSTLKAYLEHGRPASFLIHELPTHQQELFQLSQAQSVLLLPLMVDNQIWGIIGFENCQEARPWSTSEMALLQVTTFLIATRLQQLQTDALQQQWLAELTRSTQHLQAIFQAFPDLVFRLGHDGTFLEWHAHDPGYLYIPPHELAGRRMPDVLPAPPGSQIQQRIQDALAQQTISRCESSLDVLNGSHHFEMRIVPLQVDQVLAIVRNVSDRKQVENLLNSVVEGTASVGGQAFFEALVQHVAIALNIRYVAVEEIIGDRSRVLAFWNGDRIGEPLEYDIRNTPCERVMAQGQYACPQNVQTMFPEDDILREMGVESYVGYALTNTEQQFLGALCVLDDKPFIASATTESVLKIFAARAAMELQRQRTEQALHQQAQRERVLHRVVQSIRQSLDLETIFATAVEDVQQLLQLQEVVVLEYLGDRQAWRAIAAHAVETSDATDRFAIGAEYLDHNTDFAACLKRLEAIWDNNLQDYTQSQKGSIVDCQGTEVRIIAPLIKGNQLWGALSLVRSSDYPWNEADLAIVQTIADQLSIAIQQAELYQQVQQMNTVLETQVLERTLQLEQALNFEDLLRQMIEKVRDSLNEQTILQATAEELTSGLNLRLCNIVLYDGSSDRSEPIALVLKGAYSVEESISQPMLSSSQYPELYAQLTQGWHVQLCVKIEAGILGDRAEWVSIFLCPIADDQGVIGDLLLLRERHECFTEREMSLVGQIASQCAIAIRQSRLYQATQAQVSELEFLNRIKDDFLGTVSHELRMPMTNIKVASQMLDIVLEQHGIDDPRIERYMTVLRSECQQEIDLINDLLDLQQLEAGTRSLNFIEINLHNWLPRVVQPFLERLHSSDRTLILNIPQDLPLLTTDIASLQRIFVELLRNACSYTPSGETVEITAEAIVTKQDLPILSSTESVAYRTRAEAIILISVCNTGVEIPVTDQPHIFDKFYRSIGIDRWRYGGTGLGLALVKRLTEHIGGTIELTSDQNQTCFLIELPMVPNRTNSDLAGYL; this is encoded by the coding sequence ATGGCCTTTGACCTCACGGAACTCCAATTTGCTATCGAAGCAACTTCTGACTTATATTATGTCCTCGGCGAGGATGGCGTCTTTGAATTTATCAATCGGGCAGGTCTTGAGTTTTTTAACGCCTTGCTTCAAGACGGTGACCCGCAAGCTCCCAGGATACGGGTTGGTGTCAATAGCCGCGAACTCGATCTCCCGCTGAACTGGCTAGCCATTCACGAACGGGGTCGGCATATGGCCTGCAAAACCGGGAAATCTGCGATTTACGAGACTCCGGTGGCGATCGCCAACCAAACCCGCTGTTATGAATTCACCTTTACCCCCCTATCCCCATCCGATCATGCGTCCCCAAAGGTGTTGGTGGTGGGACGAGAGGTGACCCGCTATCGTCAGCTTGTGCAGGAGCGCTACTTAACGACGCTGCTCTCCCTCCAAAAAATCTTAGAGAGTATTCCTACCATTGAGCATCTGCCCTCTCGCTACGAGTCTATTTTACAGCGATTGGGTGAAGCGTCTGGTGCCGATCGCGTTTACGTGCTTGAAGTCTGTTCTGAAGATGCCCATCCCGTGCTCTTTTCGCTGGCAGCGGAATGGTATGCAACGGGCGGGGGCTTTGGGACATTCTCTCCCCTCTGGCAAAATATCCCCCTGTTCGAGCGTCTGTCTACGCTAAAAGCCTATCTGGAACATGGACGCCCTGCATCGTTTTTGATTCATGAACTTCCCACTCATCAGCAGGAACTGTTTCAGCTATCCCAGGCACAGTCTGTGTTGCTGCTGCCGCTGATGGTTGATAACCAAATATGGGGAATCATTGGGTTTGAAAACTGTCAGGAAGCGCGGCCTTGGTCAACCTCTGAGATGGCTCTATTGCAGGTGACGACGTTTCTAATTGCGACTCGTCTGCAACAGCTTCAGACGGATGCCTTACAGCAGCAGTGGCTTGCAGAACTGACTCGAAGTACCCAACACCTGCAGGCGATTTTTCAGGCGTTTCCAGATTTGGTCTTCCGCTTGGGGCACGATGGTACATTTCTGGAGTGGCACGCTCACGATCCAGGCTACCTCTACATTCCGCCCCATGAACTTGCGGGACGACGCATGCCCGATGTTCTTCCAGCCCCCCCCGGCAGCCAAATCCAGCAACGGATTCAGGACGCCTTAGCTCAACAAACGATTTCGCGGTGTGAATCCAGTCTGGATGTGCTCAATGGGTCGCACCACTTTGAGATGCGGATTGTGCCGTTGCAAGTTGACCAGGTTCTCGCGATTGTCCGCAACGTGAGCGATCGCAAGCAGGTTGAAAATCTCTTAAACAGCGTGGTGGAGGGGACGGCCTCTGTTGGCGGACAGGCGTTTTTTGAGGCCTTAGTGCAGCATGTGGCGATCGCCCTAAATATACGCTACGTCGCCGTTGAGGAAATTATTGGCGATCGCTCGCGGGTTTTGGCGTTTTGGAATGGCGATCGCATTGGTGAGCCGTTAGAGTATGACATTCGGAACACTCCATGCGAGCGGGTGATGGCTCAAGGTCAATATGCCTGCCCTCAGAACGTGCAGACCATGTTTCCTGAGGATGACATTCTGCGGGAGATGGGAGTGGAATCCTATGTGGGGTACGCCCTAACCAATACTGAACAACAGTTTTTGGGCGCTCTCTGCGTTTTAGATGACAAGCCCTTTATAGCCAGTGCGACGACCGAGTCTGTCCTGAAAATCTTTGCGGCACGCGCTGCAATGGAACTTCAACGCCAACGCACCGAACAAGCTCTGCACCAGCAAGCCCAGCGGGAACGAGTCCTCCATCGCGTTGTTCAATCCATTCGTCAGTCCTTAGATCTGGAAACTATCTTTGCCACAGCGGTTGAAGATGTGCAGCAGCTCTTGCAACTTCAGGAAGTGGTTGTTTTAGAGTACCTGGGTGATCGACAGGCTTGGCGGGCGATCGCTGCCCATGCGGTAGAGACATCCGACGCTACGGATCGCTTCGCCATTGGCGCGGAATATCTCGACCACAATACTGATTTTGCGGCTTGCTTAAAACGTCTGGAGGCGATTTGGGACAACAATCTTCAGGACTACACCCAATCACAGAAAGGCTCGATCGTTGACTGCCAGGGCACAGAAGTCCGAATTATTGCGCCCCTTATTAAGGGCAATCAGCTTTGGGGGGCGCTCAGTCTGGTACGAAGCAGTGATTATCCTTGGAACGAGGCAGACCTAGCCATTGTCCAAACGATTGCCGACCAGCTATCCATCGCGATTCAACAAGCCGAACTCTACCAGCAGGTTCAGCAGATGAACACTGTTCTCGAAACTCAGGTGCTGGAACGGACACTCCAGCTTGAACAGGCGCTGAACTTTGAAGATCTCCTCCGCCAGATGATCGAAAAGGTTCGAGATAGTCTCAACGAGCAGACGATTCTCCAGGCAACAGCAGAAGAATTGACCTCTGGATTGAACCTACGGCTTTGCAACATTGTGCTGTATGACGGTAGCTCTGACCGCAGCGAACCCATTGCCCTAGTTCTCAAAGGAGCCTACAGTGTCGAGGAGTCCATTAGCCAACCGATGTTATCCTCAAGCCAGTACCCAGAACTGTACGCCCAACTGACCCAAGGTTGGCATGTGCAACTCTGCGTCAAGATCGAGGCTGGAATTTTGGGCGATCGCGCCGAGTGGGTCAGTATTTTCCTCTGCCCGATCGCCGATGATCAGGGGGTTATTGGTGATCTGCTACTGCTGCGGGAACGGCATGAATGCTTTACTGAACGAGAAATGAGCTTGGTGGGACAAATCGCCAGCCAATGTGCGATCGCCATTCGCCAATCCCGGTTGTACCAAGCCACGCAGGCTCAGGTTAGCGAACTGGAATTCCTCAATCGCATCAAAGATGATTTTCTGGGGACGGTATCCCATGAACTGCGGATGCCCATGACCAATATCAAAGTCGCGAGTCAAATGCTGGACATTGTGCTGGAGCAGCATGGCATCGACGATCCCCGAATTGAGCGGTACATGACGGTTTTGCGGTCCGAGTGCCAGCAAGAAATTGATTTGATCAACGACTTGTTAGATTTGCAGCAGCTTGAAGCCGGGACGCGATCGCTCAACTTTATTGAAATTAACCTGCACAACTGGTTGCCGCGAGTGGTACAGCCCTTCTTGGAACGTCTTCACAGCAGCGATCGCACGTTGATTCTCAATATTCCCCAGGATCTTCCCTTACTCACCACCGATATTGCCAGCCTTCAGCGTATTTTTGTCGAGTTGCTTCGTAATGCTTGTAGCTACACGCCGTCTGGTGAAACGGTTGAAATTACCGCCGAAGCCATCGTCACGAAACAGGACTTACCGATTTTATCGTCCACCGAATCAGTTGCCTATCGGACTAGAGCCGAGGCCATTATTCTCATCTCAGTCTGCAACACAGGCGTTGAAATCCCTGTGACAGACCAACCCCATATTTTTGATAAGTTCTATCGCAGCATTGGCATTGATCGCTGGCGCTACGGGGGTACAGGGTTGGGGCTGGCATTGGTGAAACGCTTGACCGAGCATATTGGCGGCACGATTGAACTCACCAGTGATCAAAATCAAACCTGTTTTTTGATTGAGTTACCCATGGTTCCCAATAGAACAAATTCAGATTTGGCAGGCTATTTGTAA